The nucleotide window GCCGGCAAGAAAGCCGGTGAATTTTATACGCCTCCTGAAGTTTCCACGCTAATCGCCAAGCTAATGGCTCCCAAGGCCGGCGACCGTATCTGTGATCCCGCCTGCGGCTCGGGTTCGCTGCTGATAAAGGTAGGTCACGAGGTCGGCAGCAAGAACTTCGCCCTTTTCGGGCAGGAATCGAACGGCTCCACCTGGTCGCTCTGCCGCATGAACATGTTTCTGCACGGCATGGACGGCGCCCGCGTCGAATGGTCCGACACCATCAACAATCCCAGGCTCATCGAGAACGACGAGCTGATGCGCTTCAACGTGGTCGTAGCCAATCCCCCGTTCTCTCTCGACAAGTGGGGCCACGAGGACGCCGGTCACGACCGCTTTAACCGTTTCTGGCGGGGCGTGCCGCCAAAGAGCCGGGGCGATTACGCCTTTGTCACCCACATGGTCGAGGTCGCGCTGGAAGGCGAAGGCAAGGTGGGCGTTGTGGTTCCCCACGGCGTTCTTTTCCGCAGCGGCGCAGAGGGAGTCATCCGTCAGAAGTTCATTGAGGAGAATATCCTGGAGGCCGTCATCGGCCTGCCCGGTCAGCTGTTTTTCGGCACCGGCATCCCGGTGGCCATTCTGGTTTTTAACAAGAGCCGCAAGCCCTGGAAGCAGGCCAAGACCAAGCGGGACAAACACATTCTCTTCATCGATGCCAGCCGGGAATTTCAGGACGGCAAGAAACAGAACCGGTTGCGGGACGAAGATATCGAGAAAATAGTGGCCACCTTCCGCGATTTTCGGGAAATCGAAAAATATTCGCATCTGGCCACGCTGGAGGAAGTCGGAGAAGCCGAGTTCAACCTGAACATCCCGCGCTACGTGGACACCTTCGAGGAAGAAGAGGACGTCGACATCCCCGCCGTGCAAAAAGAGATCGAGCGGATCGAAGCGGAATTAGCCTCGACGCGGAAAGAGCTGGACCGGCACCTGAAGGAGCTGGGGCTCTCGTGAGTGATTTTGGCTTACACTTTGATTCCTCCGGCCACAGTGATAACTTATTGCCAGC belongs to Actinomycetota bacterium and includes:
- a CDS encoding type I restriction-modification system subunit M, translated to MNPHISQKEINDVVWRACDTFRGAVDPAEYKNYILTMLFIKYMSDLTKDKREQYKEKYKGDKVRVERALSRERFVVPKDCDFDTLYSQRDKANIGEIINIALEKIEDANKSKLENVFRNIDFNSEPALGQTRDRNRRLKNLLEDFADERLDLRPSRIGNRDVIGDVYEYLIGRFAAGAGKKAGEFYTPPEVSTLIAKLMAPKAGDRICDPACGSGSLLIKVGHEVGSKNFALFGQESNGSTWSLCRMNMFLHGMDGARVEWSDTINNPRLIENDELMRFNVVVANPPFSLDKWGHEDAGHDRFNRFWRGVPPKSRGDYAFVTHMVEVALEGEGKVGVVVPHGVLFRSGAEGVIRQKFIEENILEAVIGLPGQLFFGTGIPVAILVFNKSRKPWKQAKTKRDKHILFIDASREFQDGKKQNRLRDEDIEKIVATFRDFREIEKYSHLATLEEVGEAEFNLNIPRYVDTFEEEEDVDIPAVQKEIERIEAELASTRKELDRHLKELGLS